One genomic segment of Terriglobales bacterium includes these proteins:
- a CDS encoding nitrate/nitrite transporter, translated as MTPTETAATARESAAPAPSAPWKPEGNLLQLVLATGAFALCFAVFGSVSAMMPIMRGRLHFTPMQVSIALAIPILLGSLGRIPLGILTDRYGGRKVFSVVMVASIIPALLMGSVETFTQVVICGFFIGIALASFAIGVGFVSDWYPPARQGEALGIYGAGNIGQSLAAFGSPVLAGTLGYVWGYRTFGVLLAVWLAVFVLLARNAPRLKPARTFRQMMRPLANRRSWELSLYYFLTFGGFVAMAVYLPIFLTEIFGLTPRDAGFRTAGFIVLATAMRPVGGWLADRIGGRAVLTLVFPFVAAMSALLTFPMMIPFTIGALGMAAAIGLGNGAVFKLVPDYFPDSVGAVTGLVGASGGLGGFFPPLVLGVVLKATGAYTYGFVLLGVFALACFITVRPKLLALCLVPPEPGTVKVPCSRARFCRYAGTCLGEGRPPDETADIPVGYQVRSL; from the coding sequence ATGACCCCGACCGAAACCGCCGCCACTGCAAGAGAATCGGCTGCTCCCGCACCGTCCGCTCCCTGGAAGCCAGAGGGAAACCTGCTTCAGCTGGTGCTGGCGACGGGCGCTTTTGCGCTCTGCTTCGCCGTGTTCGGCTCCGTCTCGGCCATGATGCCCATCATGAGGGGACGCCTCCATTTCACACCGATGCAGGTCAGCATCGCGCTGGCCATTCCTATCCTGCTGGGCAGTCTGGGGCGCATTCCGCTGGGCATCCTGACGGACCGCTACGGCGGTCGCAAAGTCTTTTCCGTGGTGATGGTGGCTTCCATCATCCCCGCGCTGCTGATGGGGTCGGTGGAAACCTTTACCCAGGTCGTGATCTGCGGCTTCTTCATCGGTATCGCCCTGGCGAGCTTCGCCATCGGCGTCGGCTTTGTGAGCGACTGGTATCCGCCCGCGCGTCAGGGAGAGGCGCTCGGCATCTATGGCGCCGGCAATATCGGCCAGTCTCTGGCGGCGTTTGGTTCGCCGGTACTGGCCGGCACGTTGGGATATGTCTGGGGCTACCGCACCTTCGGCGTCCTGCTCGCTGTGTGGCTTGCGGTGTTTGTTCTGCTGGCCCGCAATGCGCCCCGGCTCAAGCCCGCCCGGACGTTCCGGCAGATGATGCGCCCGCTGGCCAATCGCCGAAGCTGGGAACTTAGTTTGTACTACTTCCTTACGTTCGGCGGATTCGTCGCTATGGCGGTATATTTGCCGATCTTTCTCACCGAGATTTTCGGCCTCACGCCCAGGGACGCCGGCTTCCGTACCGCCGGCTTCATCGTCCTGGCCACGGCCATGCGTCCCGTGGGTGGCTGGCTGGCCGACCGCATCGGTGGGCGCGCCGTGCTGACCTTGGTGTTTCCCTTCGTGGCTGCCATGTCGGCGCTGCTCACGTTTCCCATGATGATCCCGTTCACCATCGGAGCGCTGGGCATGGCGGCGGCTATCGGCCTGGGCAACGGCGCCGTGTTCAAGCTCGTCCCCGACTATTTTCCTGACTCCGTCGGCGCGGTCACTGGACTGGTGGGCGCGTCCGGCGGTCTGGGTGGATTCTTCCCGCCGCTGGTGCTGGGCGTCGTGCTGAAAGCAACGGGAGCTTACACGTACGGATTCGTCCTGCTGGGCGTTTTCGCGCTGGCGTGCTTCATCACCGTACGTCCCAAGCTCCTGGCGCTGTGCCTGGTCCCACCCGAGCCCGGGACGGTGAAGGTCCCTTGCTCACGTGCCCGGTTTTGTCGCTATGCCGGCACATGCCTCGGTGAAGGGCGCCCGCCGGACGAGACCGCCGACATACCGGTGGGTTATCAGGTCCGATCTTTGTGA
- a CDS encoding cytochrome c produces the protein MMGRVVLNLALFAALVGLLAVNWLAPAPDRPNFEFLPQMAHAPRYGAFAANPNFADGKTLQAPAPGTIPRGFMPLHYSPSPVDQVRAGEELSSPITPDNAWARQRGATVYSNYCATCHGATGAGDGPVSMRGFPPPPSLLGTKAVRMKNGQLFHLLTYGQGNMPPYASQISRADRWNVIAYVRQMQEKAAPPPAATAAEPAGAAPAHAQGGKP, from the coding sequence ATGATGGGACGCGTCGTGCTCAATCTCGCGCTCTTCGCCGCGCTCGTGGGGTTGCTGGCGGTGAACTGGCTGGCGCCCGCGCCGGACCGCCCTAACTTCGAGTTCCTGCCGCAGATGGCGCATGCACCGCGCTACGGTGCTTTCGCGGCGAATCCGAACTTTGCCGACGGCAAGACCCTGCAAGCCCCCGCTCCGGGGACCATCCCGCGCGGCTTCATGCCTCTGCATTACAGTCCGTCCCCCGTGGATCAGGTGCGTGCGGGCGAGGAACTGTCCAGTCCCATCACGCCCGACAACGCGTGGGCCCGCCAGCGCGGCGCGACCGTCTATTCCAACTACTGCGCCACCTGCCACGGCGCAACCGGCGCCGGTGATGGCCCGGTTTCCATGCGCGGCTTCCCGCCCCCGCCTTCCCTGCTCGGGACCAAGGCGGTACGCATGAAGAATGGGCAGCTTTTCCATCTGCTCACCTACGGACAGGGCAACATGCCGCCGTACGCCAGCCAGATCTCGCGCGCAGATCGCTGGAACGTGATCGCGTATGTGCGGCAGATGCAGGAGAAGGCTGCGCCGCCTCCGGCTGCGACCGCCGCGGAGCCGGCCGGAGCGGCTCCGGCGCATGCTCAGGGGGGAAAGCCATGA
- a CDS encoding DUF3341 domain-containing protein, with amino-acid sequence MSRRLFIGVFEDEDDTLNAIRASRERGLKIVDVHGPYAFHGVEEAMGLPPSRLPWIVFLLGLAGAAFKVWFEFWTTAVDWPINVGGKPYNSWPAFVPVTFEVMVLCAGLAAVFSFLIVCRLYPGKRAVMPVAGVTNNRFAVIVEESDSTFDVAEMQRLFRGFHAVHMEEQIQAEKQ; translated from the coding sequence ATGAGTAGGCGACTCTTTATCGGAGTCTTCGAGGATGAGGACGACACGCTCAACGCCATCCGCGCCTCGCGCGAGCGCGGCCTGAAGATCGTGGACGTCCACGGGCCTTACGCCTTTCACGGCGTGGAGGAGGCCATGGGGCTGCCGCCGTCGCGCCTGCCCTGGATCGTGTTCCTGCTGGGACTGGCCGGCGCCGCCTTCAAGGTCTGGTTCGAGTTCTGGACCACCGCCGTCGACTGGCCCATCAACGTCGGCGGCAAGCCCTACAACTCCTGGCCCGCCTTCGTGCCGGTCACCTTCGAAGTGATGGTGCTCTGTGCGGGGTTGGCTGCGGTATTCAGCTTCTTGATCGTGTGTCGGCTGTATCCCGGCAAGCGGGCGGTGATGCCGGTGGCGGGCGTCACGAACAATCGCTTTGCTGTGATCGTGGAAGAAAGCGACTCCACCTTCGACGTCGCCGAGATGCAGCGGCTGTTCCGCGGCTTCCATGCCGTGCACATGGAGGAACAGATCCAGGCGGAGAAACAATGA
- the nrfD gene encoding NrfD/PsrC family molybdoenzyme membrane anchor subunit encodes MAEAATVLHQPLVHGEKSLAQVTAEITAPLEKRAGPLWWAAFVVSLGLLALGAAAIGYQIAVGVGTWGLNRTVGWAFDITNFVFWIGIGHAGTLISAILFLFRQRWRTSVNRAAEAMTIFAVICAGLFPIIHTGRPWFAYWMIPYPNTRGSLWVNFRSPLVWDFFAISTYFTISLMFWYVGLLPDIASVRDTTHNRWRRRLAALFSLGWNGSYRHWQRYEVVYLMLAGLGTPLVISVHSIVSMDFATAILPGWHTTIFPPYFVAGAIFSGMAMVLTLMLVARKVMRLEEYITLNHVEAMCKLVIATSGIVGLAYATEFFTALYSGNAYEEFVFFNRALGPLFWGYWTMVGCNVLVPQLLWFRAVRRSVPAVFAISILVNVGMWFERFIIIVTSLQRDFLPSNWFGYAPTKVEIATLVGTFGLFFTLFLLFCRFLPVIAMAEIKGVLKHGRPILEASDE; translated from the coding sequence ATGGCTGAAGCCGCCACCGTGCTGCACCAGCCGCTCGTCCATGGCGAGAAGTCCCTGGCCCAGGTGACGGCGGAGATCACCGCGCCGCTGGAGAAGCGCGCTGGCCCGCTCTGGTGGGCCGCTTTTGTGGTTTCCCTCGGCCTGCTGGCGCTGGGCGCAGCCGCCATCGGCTACCAGATCGCCGTGGGCGTAGGCACGTGGGGTTTGAATCGCACGGTGGGCTGGGCCTTCGACATCACCAACTTCGTCTTCTGGATCGGCATCGGTCACGCGGGCACGCTGATCTCCGCCATCCTTTTTCTCTTTAGACAGCGCTGGCGCACCTCGGTGAACCGCGCCGCCGAGGCCATGACTATCTTCGCCGTCATCTGCGCCGGTCTCTTTCCCATCATTCACACCGGGCGTCCCTGGTTCGCCTACTGGATGATTCCTTACCCCAACACCCGCGGCTCGCTCTGGGTGAACTTCCGCTCGCCGCTGGTCTGGGACTTCTTCGCCATCTCTACCTACTTCACCATTTCGCTGATGTTCTGGTACGTCGGTCTGCTGCCGGATATCGCGAGCGTGCGCGACACCACGCACAACCGCTGGCGGCGTCGCCTGGCCGCGCTCTTCAGCCTGGGCTGGAACGGCTCCTATCGCCACTGGCAGCGCTACGAGGTCGTGTATCTGATGCTGGCCGGCTTGGGCACTCCGCTCGTCATCTCCGTGCACAGCATCGTCAGCATGGATTTCGCCACCGCCATCCTGCCCGGATGGCACACCACCATCTTCCCGCCCTATTTCGTGGCCGGCGCCATCTTCTCCGGCATGGCCATGGTGCTCACCCTCATGCTGGTGGCGCGCAAGGTGATGCGCCTGGAGGAATACATCACCCTCAACCACGTGGAAGCCATGTGCAAGCTGGTCATCGCCACCAGCGGCATCGTGGGCCTGGCGTATGCCACCGAATTTTTCACCGCGCTCTACTCAGGGAACGCCTACGAGGAATTCGTGTTCTTCAACCGCGCCCTGGGACCGCTCTTCTGGGGCTACTGGACCATGGTCGGCTGCAACGTGCTGGTGCCCCAACTGCTCTGGTTCCGGGCCGTGCGCCGCAGTGTGCCCGCGGTGTTTGCCATCTCCATCCTGGTGAACGTGGGCATGTGGTTCGAACGCTTCATCATCATCGTCACTTCGCTGCAGCGCGACTTCCTGCCCAGCAACTGGTTCGGCTACGCTCCCACCAAAGTCGAAATCGCCACTCTGGTGGGGACGTTCGGGCTGTTCTTCACGCTCTTCCTGTTGTTTTGCCGTTTCCTGCCGGTGATTGCCATGGCGGAGATCAAAGGCGTGCTCAAGCACGGCCGGCCCATCCTGGAGGCCAGCGATGAGTAG
- a CDS encoding TAT-variant-translocated molybdopterin oxidoreductase, whose translation MAEPTTKRYWKSPEERDADPQFLEAAAVEFSGLETANRKQLPRRDFLRASGFALAAAMTGCSRAPVEKAIPMLVQPEELVPGRSLLYASTCGACSAGCGVLVKVRDGRSIKLEGNPQHPLSRGGLCAVGQASLLGLYDSQRLMQPMKNGKAGTWEEVDREVTARLNELRKSGGAIRFLSGTITSPTLRAALSEFLGGFKDANHVIYDAISHAAILDAHEQTHGVRLLPRYRFDRAEVIAAFDADFLGTWISPVEFTAGYRAGRKLEADPPRMSYHTQFEPRMSLTGAKADRRFAVMAGELGVVLAQLAERIAAKAGTALKLAPATSTPVPAAYLDELAARLWNARGRSLVVCGSQEVGEQVLVNAINQMLDNYGATLELDRPSFQAQGDDRNLQKLIAELESGTVQALLLHGVNPLFDLPQAAKLEAELRRVPLVISFAERVDETAALAHYVCPEPHFLESWSDAEPVSGLIAVTQPAMQRLGATRQLLETLAAWSGKPQSALQLMQESWRKNVYPRGQSKQPFQAFWDQAVHDGVIEVEYQTVASTSFRTEAVTAPAFASAPAPDELELVLYPKVGMQDGRHAYNPWLHELPDPITKVAWDNYACVSPALARRLGIAEGDVVRVTSRDGLALELPAYVQPGQHDRVVAIALGYGSRLSARFANIGPAWMDALPSVNEDGVVGKNAAPLADLRGTLRYHRPVKLTTINGRRDALASTQTHHTLTVPERLAPLNGKRRPLVQETTLAAWRADPHSGVHEHETKEELWPADHAYAGHRWGMVIDLSACTGCSACVLACQAENNIPVVGKDEMRRNREMHWMRIDRYYAENAAGDVDVAFQPLFCQHCGNAPCETVCPVLATVHSSEGLNEQVYNRCIGTRYCANNCPYKGRRFNWFNYARDDRLQNLVLNPDVTVRSRGVMEKCTFCVQRIQEAKLQARTEGRSVEDGELQTACQQSCPAQAVFFGDLNDPHSQVSRMMSNPRRYRLLAELNVAPSVGYLSIVRNREEEPEKEHHG comes from the coding sequence GTGGCCGAGCCGACGACAAAACGCTACTGGAAGAGCCCGGAAGAGCGCGACGCCGACCCGCAATTCCTGGAGGCGGCGGCGGTCGAATTTTCGGGACTGGAGACCGCGAACCGAAAACAGTTGCCGCGCCGCGATTTCCTGCGCGCTTCTGGCTTCGCTTTAGCAGCCGCCATGACCGGCTGCTCCCGCGCGCCGGTTGAAAAAGCGATTCCCATGCTGGTGCAGCCTGAGGAGCTGGTCCCGGGGCGCTCGCTGCTCTACGCCTCCACCTGCGGGGCTTGCAGCGCCGGTTGCGGCGTGCTGGTGAAGGTGCGCGACGGACGTTCCATCAAGCTGGAAGGCAATCCGCAGCACCCGCTGTCGCGCGGCGGCCTGTGCGCCGTGGGCCAGGCCTCGCTGCTCGGGTTGTACGACTCGCAGCGCCTGATGCAACCGATGAAGAATGGCAAGGCCGGCACATGGGAAGAAGTGGACCGCGAGGTCACCGCCCGGCTCAACGAACTGCGTAAGAGCGGGGGTGCGATCCGTTTTCTCTCAGGGACTATCACCAGCCCGACGCTGCGTGCAGCGCTTTCCGAGTTCCTGGGCGGCTTCAAGGACGCGAACCACGTCATCTACGACGCCATTTCCCATGCGGCCATCCTGGACGCGCATGAGCAGACCCACGGCGTGCGGCTGTTGCCGCGATATCGCTTCGACAGGGCCGAAGTCATCGCCGCCTTCGATGCCGATTTTCTAGGAACCTGGATTTCTCCGGTCGAGTTCACGGCAGGCTACCGCGCCGGACGGAAATTAGAGGCGGACCCGCCGCGCATGTCCTACCACACGCAATTCGAACCGCGCATGTCACTGACCGGCGCCAAGGCCGACCGGCGGTTCGCGGTCATGGCCGGCGAATTGGGAGTCGTGCTGGCGCAACTGGCCGAGCGCATCGCGGCCAAGGCCGGGACAGCGCTGAAGCTGGCTCCCGCGACCTCCACGCCGGTTCCAGCGGCCTACCTGGACGAACTGGCCGCGCGCTTGTGGAATGCCCGCGGACGGAGCCTGGTCGTTTGCGGCAGCCAGGAAGTCGGCGAACAGGTTCTCGTGAATGCCATCAACCAGATGCTCGACAACTACGGCGCGACGCTCGAGCTCGACCGTCCCTCGTTCCAGGCGCAGGGCGACGATCGCAACCTGCAGAAGCTGATCGCTGAGCTGGAGAGCGGGACGGTCCAGGCCCTTCTCCTGCACGGCGTGAACCCACTCTTCGACTTGCCGCAGGCCGCAAAGCTGGAAGCCGAGCTGCGCCGCGTCCCGCTCGTCATCAGTTTCGCCGAGCGTGTGGATGAGACCGCCGCGCTCGCCCATTACGTCTGCCCGGAGCCGCATTTCCTGGAGTCCTGGAGCGATGCCGAGCCGGTCAGCGGCCTGATTGCGGTCACGCAGCCCGCCATGCAGCGGCTGGGCGCGACCCGCCAGCTCCTCGAGACTCTCGCGGCCTGGAGCGGGAAGCCGCAGAGCGCCCTCCAGCTCATGCAGGAGAGCTGGAGAAAGAACGTCTACCCGCGCGGCCAGAGCAAGCAGCCCTTCCAGGCGTTTTGGGATCAGGCCGTGCACGACGGTGTGATCGAGGTCGAGTACCAGACCGTGGCCTCGACTTCGTTCCGGACGGAGGCGGTCACGGCGCCCGCGTTCGCTTCCGCGCCCGCGCCGGACGAGCTCGAGCTGGTGCTGTACCCCAAGGTCGGAATGCAGGACGGCCGTCACGCCTACAACCCGTGGTTGCACGAGTTGCCCGATCCCATCACCAAGGTGGCCTGGGACAACTATGCGTGCGTCAGTCCCGCCCTCGCCCGGCGCCTGGGAATCGCGGAGGGCGACGTGGTGCGGGTCACTTCCCGAGACGGGCTCGCTCTGGAGCTCCCTGCGTACGTGCAGCCCGGCCAGCACGACCGCGTGGTGGCGATCGCGCTCGGCTACGGCAGCCGGTTGAGCGCGCGCTTTGCCAACATCGGCCCGGCCTGGATGGATGCGCTGCCCAGCGTGAACGAAGACGGAGTGGTCGGAAAGAATGCGGCGCCGCTCGCCGACCTGCGCGGCACGCTGCGCTACCACCGCCCGGTGAAGCTGACGACCATCAACGGAAGGCGCGATGCGCTGGCTTCGACGCAAACGCATCACACGCTCACGGTCCCGGAGAGGCTCGCGCCGCTCAACGGCAAGCGTCGTCCGCTGGTGCAGGAGACGACACTGGCCGCCTGGCGGGCTGATCCGCACTCCGGCGTCCATGAACATGAGACCAAGGAAGAACTCTGGCCCGCCGATCACGCCTACGCCGGCCATCGCTGGGGCATGGTGATCGATTTGAGCGCCTGCACCGGCTGCTCGGCGTGCGTTCTCGCCTGCCAGGCGGAGAACAATATCCCGGTCGTGGGCAAGGACGAGATGCGGCGCAACCGCGAGATGCACTGGATGCGCATCGACCGCTACTACGCCGAGAACGCCGCCGGAGATGTGGATGTGGCCTTCCAGCCGCTGTTCTGCCAGCACTGTGGCAACGCGCCCTGTGAGACCGTGTGCCCGGTTCTGGCGACGGTGCACAGCTCCGAAGGACTCAACGAGCAGGTCTACAACCGCTGCATCGGCACGCGCTACTGCGCCAACAACTGCCCGTACAAGGGCCGCCGCTTCAACTGGTTCAATTACGCGCGCGACGACCGCCTGCAGAACCTGGTGCTCAACCCCGATGTCACGGTGCGTTCCCGCGGCGTGATGGAAAAGTGCACCTTCTGTGTGCAGCGCATCCAGGAGGCCAAGCTCCAGGCCAGGACCGAAGGACGCAGCGTTGAGGACGGTGAATTGCAGACCGCCTGCCAGCAATCCTGTCCGGCGCAGGCGGTCTTCTTCGGCGACCTGAACGATCCGCACAGCCAGGTTTCGCGCATGATGAGCAACCCGCGCCGCTACCGCCTGCTGGCCGAGCTGAACGTCGCGCCTTCGGTGGGCTACCTCAGCATCGTGCGCAACCGCGAAGAAGAGCCGGAGAAGGAGCACCATGGCTGA
- a CDS encoding cytochrome c3 family protein — MTEGDKPMVRWLGSPLLSIVLLVGASFALLAAMPRLEAGRLPGNQKGYEPTQPIAFSHRLHAGELQVSCQYCHSGAERSRHAGVPAASTCMNCHSFVTAPWGAVRAEDELAKKENRAPQRVVSPEIRKIYDALALNDDRKPDPAKTPKPIEWLRVHTLPDFVYFDHRPHVNAGVACQSCHGPVETMERVRQVEDLGMGWCVNCHRSVNQTGIDGKGNFTSAPAPAARGPQPASHRVYGSTDCSTCHY; from the coding sequence ATGACCGAAGGCGACAAGCCGATGGTGCGCTGGCTGGGCAGCCCGCTGTTGAGCATCGTGCTGCTGGTGGGCGCGAGCTTCGCGCTGCTGGCTGCCATGCCGCGCCTTGAGGCCGGGCGCCTTCCGGGAAACCAGAAGGGCTACGAGCCTACGCAGCCCATTGCCTTCTCGCATCGGCTGCACGCCGGCGAGTTGCAGGTCTCCTGCCAGTACTGCCACTCGGGCGCGGAGCGCAGCCGTCACGCCGGCGTTCCCGCCGCCAGCACCTGCATGAACTGCCACAGCTTCGTCACCGCGCCCTGGGGCGCAGTGCGCGCCGAAGACGAACTGGCGAAAAAGGAAAATCGCGCGCCGCAGCGCGTCGTCTCCCCGGAGATCCGCAAGATCTACGACGCCCTCGCGCTGAACGACGACCGCAAGCCCGATCCGGCGAAGACGCCGAAACCCATCGAGTGGCTGAGGGTGCACACGCTGCCCGACTTCGTCTATTTCGATCACCGGCCGCACGTGAATGCGGGCGTGGCCTGCCAGAGCTGCCACGGCCCGGTGGAAACCATGGAGCGCGTGCGCCAGGTCGAGGACCTGGGCATGGGCTGGTGCGTGAACTGCCATCGCTCGGTGAATCAGACGGGTATCGACGGCAAAGGAAATTTCACCAGCGCCCCGGCTCCCGCGGCGCGCGGTCCGCAACCGGCGTCGCATCGCGTGTACGGATCGACGGACTGCTCCACTTGTCATTACTGA
- the narI gene encoding respiratory nitrate reductase subunit gamma, whose translation MTNATVIDILLLAMLPYVAFFSFFLVTIHRYRTRPFSYSSLSSQFLENREHFWGVVSFHYGILVVLFGHLLGLLIPSQVLLWNSKPLRLYVLEITGLAFALMALVGLLGILHRRLVLSKPRQVTSFGDWLLLALLVVQIGAGIYVAVFRPWGSSWFATSAAPYLWSLFKLNPDLSFLATMPWSVKLHIINGWLIIAVFPFTRLVHVLVAPIPYLWRKPEVVRWYGIRMRPGRGVRARS comes from the coding sequence ATGACGAACGCGACCGTGATCGACATCCTGCTGCTGGCCATGTTGCCCTACGTGGCCTTCTTCAGCTTCTTTCTGGTGACCATCCACCGCTACCGGACGCGGCCGTTCAGCTACTCCAGCCTGTCCTCGCAGTTCCTGGAGAACCGCGAACACTTCTGGGGCGTGGTGAGCTTCCACTACGGGATTCTGGTGGTGCTCTTCGGGCATCTGCTGGGACTCCTGATTCCCAGCCAGGTGCTGTTGTGGAACAGCAAGCCGTTGCGCCTCTACGTGCTGGAGATCACCGGCCTGGCCTTCGCCCTGATGGCGCTGGTAGGACTGCTGGGCATCCTGCACCGGCGGCTGGTGCTTTCCAAGCCGCGCCAGGTAACGAGCTTTGGCGACTGGCTGCTGCTGGCGCTGCTGGTTGTGCAGATCGGCGCGGGCATTTACGTGGCGGTCTTTCGGCCCTGGGGCTCGTCGTGGTTCGCCACCTCGGCTGCGCCTTATCTCTGGTCACTGTTCAAGCTGAATCCCGACTTGAGTTTCCTCGCCACCATGCCCTGGTCGGTGAAGCTGCACATCATCAACGGGTGGCTGATCATCGCGGTCTTCCCCTTCACCCGCCTGGTGCACGTGCTGGTGGCGCCGATCCCCTATCTGTGGAGAAAGCCTGAAGTCGTGCGCTGGTACGGCATCCGCATGCGACCCGGACGCGGAGTGCGCGCAAGGAGTTAG
- the narJ gene encoding nitrate reductase molybdenum cofactor assembly chaperone yields MAMRDTLDALARLLEYPGPDYRNDARECLRNAPPELAPLLEPFVAHVDALSVEELQEQFIQTFDLNPVCSLEIGWHLFGENYDRGLLLVRMRQQLRSHGLEESTELPDHLTHALRLVGRMEREAGADFAAAVLLPALEKLLAAFSGKQNPFESLLLAARRAVRAEFPEVPALAEPPQPALRVLA; encoded by the coding sequence ATGGCGATGCGCGACACCCTCGACGCTCTGGCCCGGCTGCTGGAGTATCCCGGTCCGGACTACCGCAACGACGCGCGCGAGTGCCTGCGCAACGCGCCGCCGGAACTGGCGCCGCTGCTGGAGCCGTTTGTCGCGCATGTGGACGCGCTCTCCGTGGAAGAGCTGCAGGAGCAGTTCATCCAGACCTTCGACCTCAATCCGGTGTGCTCGCTGGAGATCGGCTGGCACCTGTTCGGCGAGAACTACGACCGCGGACTGCTGCTAGTGCGCATGCGGCAGCAGTTGCGGTCGCACGGCCTGGAGGAATCCACCGAACTTCCCGACCACCTGACGCATGCGCTGCGCCTGGTGGGACGCATGGAGCGCGAAGCGGGCGCCGATTTCGCTGCCGCCGTGCTCCTGCCCGCGCTGGAGAAGCTGCTGGCCGCCTTCTCCGGCAAGCAGAATCCGTTCGAGAGCCTGCTGCTGGCGGCGAGACGCGCGGTGCGCGCCGAATTCCCGGAGGTCCCGGCGCTGGCCGAGCCTCCCCAGCCCGCGCTGCGCGTGCTGGCCTGA